The following coding sequences lie in one Halomonas sp. 'Soap Lake #6' genomic window:
- a CDS encoding maleate cis-trans isomerase family protein: MIRTYRIGQIVPSSNITMETEIPAMLAARQLIRPERFTFHSSRMRMKTVSKDELAAMDAESDRCALELSDAAVDVMGYACLVAIMAMGPGYHRESQKRLRSRTQENGCDTPVVTSAGALVDALGVMKAKRVVVVAPYMKPLTEMVVDYIRQEGIEVLDYRALEIPNNLDVARHDPANLPEIVASLDLTNIDAIVLSACVQMPSLPAVAKVEALTGKPVVTAAIATTYAMLKALDLEPIVPGAGALLSGAY; this comes from the coding sequence ATGATCAGGACATACCGTATCGGCCAGATTGTGCCCAGCTCCAACATCACCATGGAGACCGAAATCCCAGCGATGCTGGCAGCGCGGCAGTTGATTCGACCAGAACGTTTTACCTTCCACTCCAGCCGTATGCGTATGAAAACCGTCAGCAAGGACGAGCTGGCCGCTATGGATGCTGAGTCAGACCGCTGCGCCCTGGAGCTGTCTGACGCGGCAGTCGATGTCATGGGCTACGCCTGTCTGGTGGCCATCATGGCCATGGGCCCCGGCTACCATCGTGAATCCCAGAAACGGCTACGCAGCCGTACCCAAGAGAATGGCTGCGACACACCAGTGGTCACCAGTGCAGGTGCGCTGGTGGATGCCCTAGGTGTGATGAAGGCCAAGCGCGTGGTGGTGGTGGCACCCTATATGAAACCGCTGACCGAGATGGTGGTGGACTATATCCGCCAGGAAGGTATTGAGGTGCTCGACTACCGGGCGCTTGAGATCCCCAACAACCTGGATGTTGCCCGCCACGACCCCGCCAATCTCCCCGAGATTGTCGCTAGCCTCGACTTAACCAATATCGATGCGATTGTGCTGTCAGCCTGCGTGCAAATGCCCTCGTTACCGGCTGTCGCCAAGGTAGAAGCTTTAACTGGCAAACCAGTGGTGACCGCTGCTATCGCGACTACCTACGCCATGCTTAAGGCGCTAGATTTAGAGCCTATTGTGCCGGGTGCTGGTGCTCTCTTATCAGGGGCTTACTAG
- a CDS encoding N-carbamoylsarcosine amidohydrolase: MTNPSQASSGSGASDSSLDDNYKGVWDGRIGFGKKPVLLVVDFMQGYTTPGSPLFAQGVVDAVANMPPLLNIARQTGTPIIHTNILYHAPDQIDGGIWVKKAPVMRAMVAGNPYAAFCPEVTPREDELVMTKQYASAFFGTSLASTLVAMDIDTLIITGCSTSGCIRATAVDGLQYGFRVMVVRDCVGDRHPAPHEANLFDIDSKYGDVIGLDETLACLEGR, encoded by the coding sequence ATGACGAACCCCAGCCAAGCAAGCAGCGGCAGCGGTGCTAGTGACAGCTCATTAGATGACAACTACAAAGGCGTCTGGGATGGCCGCATTGGTTTTGGTAAAAAACCCGTGTTACTGGTAGTTGATTTTATGCAGGGCTACACCACCCCAGGCTCACCGCTATTTGCCCAGGGCGTGGTAGATGCCGTGGCCAATATGCCACCACTCTTGAACATCGCGCGGCAGACGGGCACGCCCATTATCCACACCAATATTCTGTATCACGCCCCGGATCAAATTGATGGCGGAATCTGGGTTAAGAAAGCACCGGTAATGCGGGCCATGGTGGCGGGCAACCCCTACGCGGCGTTCTGCCCTGAGGTGACCCCTCGTGAAGATGAACTGGTGATGACCAAGCAGTATGCCAGCGCCTTCTTTGGCACCTCGCTTGCCTCAACGCTCGTCGCAATGGATATCGATACACTGATCATCACCGGTTGCTCCACCAGCGGCTGCATCCGCGCCACCGCCGTGGATGGCCTGCAATATGGCTTTCGTGTGATGGTCGTTCGGGACTGTGTCGGTGACCGCCACCCAGCGCCCCATGAAGCCAATCTGTTTGATATCGATAGTAAGTATGGCGATGTGATAGGGCTGGATGAAACGCTGGCCTGCTTAGAGGGCCGCTAG
- a CDS encoding (2Fe-2S)-binding protein, giving the protein MTLKLTVNGKERELSVPPQTPLLNVLRNDLTLNGPKYGCGLGECGACSVLMDGMIARTCVLPVSAAVGYDITTLDGLAQNGQLDPVQQAFIEAQAAQCGYCLNGMIMAIRALLNHNAQPSTQQIRAALEHNLCRCGTHVEILQAAQRAVVINAAAQQEAPHE; this is encoded by the coding sequence ATGACGCTAAAGCTAACAGTCAATGGTAAGGAGCGTGAACTGTCGGTACCGCCGCAGACCCCGCTGCTCAATGTGTTGCGTAATGACCTGACGCTCAATGGGCCTAAATATGGCTGCGGTTTGGGCGAGTGCGGCGCGTGTAGCGTGCTGATGGATGGCATGATTGCACGCACTTGCGTGCTGCCCGTATCCGCCGCCGTTGGCTATGACATTACAACGCTTGATGGCCTTGCTCAGAATGGTCAGCTTGATCCCGTGCAGCAGGCATTCATCGAGGCCCAGGCAGCCCAGTGTGGTTACTGTTTGAACGGTATGATTATGGCGATTCGTGCGCTGCTAAATCATAACGCGCAGCCCTCTACTCAACAGATACGTGCAGCCCTCGAACATAACCTCTGCCGCTGTGGCACTCATGTGGAGATTTTGCAAGCCGCTCAGCGCGCAGTGGTGATCAATGCCGCCGCGCAGCAGGAGGCACCTCATGAGTAA
- a CDS encoding MarR family winged helix-turn-helix transcriptional regulator: MTMDSALNHSSSGEHPTPSEQGYDFSEQVGHLLRKAYQRHTAIFQRYSSDKQLTAIQFVTLCTVMERGPSSLTEIVNATAIDPATIRGVIKRLKAREWITLTTDPNDQRKVMVVITEPGAALVEEMVPSAKQISDQTMKNLNPAERVALMHLLEKMNADG; encoded by the coding sequence ATGACAATGGATAGTGCGCTCAATCACTCGTCTTCCGGCGAGCACCCCACGCCTTCAGAGCAGGGGTATGATTTTTCTGAACAAGTGGGCCACCTACTACGTAAAGCCTACCAGCGGCATACGGCCATTTTTCAGCGCTACAGCAGCGATAAACAGTTAACGGCCATCCAGTTTGTCACGCTGTGTACAGTGATGGAACGTGGCCCCAGTTCACTGACCGAAATCGTCAACGCCACGGCGATAGACCCTGCGACAATCCGTGGTGTTATTAAACGCCTCAAAGCGCGTGAATGGATTACCTTAACCACCGATCCTAACGATCAGCGTAAAGTCATGGTCGTGATCACCGAACCGGGGGCCGCACTGGTAGAAGAAATGGTGCCCAGCGCGAAGCAGATCAGCGATCAGACCATGAAGAATCTCAATCCTGCAGAGCGAGTTGCCTTGATGCACCTGCTGGAAAAAATGAATGCGGATGGGTGA
- a CDS encoding FAD-dependent monooxygenase, with amino-acid sequence MNNKPTIAVIGAGLGGAAAGALLQQAGYPTKVYEQAPVFSRLGAGIHLGPNVMKVMRRIGIEEQLNSMGSHPDYWFSRNGMTGEYQSRIPLGKFARENYSAAYITVHRGDLHELMVSTLDQDKLYFDKRLVDVNDSGNKVVMTFADGSTETADLVIGADGVNSRLREKLLGPEAPIYSGWVAHRAIISAEKLKAYDLDFEACVKWWSEDRHMMVYFVTGDEKEYYYVTGVPEPDWNHGTSFVDSSREEMREAFKGYHPTVQALIDCTESVTKWPLLERNPLPLWHENRLVLLGDACHPMKPHMAQGAAMAIEDAAMLVRCLEEVGADDYQTAFELYRTNRFERASRVQQVSHDNTWLREDEDPAWVFGYDVLEVPLKQPINEGSPV; translated from the coding sequence ATGAACAATAAACCCACCATTGCCGTTATCGGCGCAGGTCTTGGCGGCGCGGCTGCAGGAGCGCTACTGCAGCAAGCGGGTTACCCCACCAAGGTGTATGAACAAGCCCCGGTATTTTCTCGTTTAGGGGCAGGGATTCACCTTGGCCCCAACGTGATGAAAGTAATGCGTCGTATTGGTATCGAAGAGCAGCTCAATAGCATGGGTTCACACCCCGACTACTGGTTTAGCCGTAACGGTATGACGGGGGAGTATCAATCACGCATCCCGCTGGGTAAGTTTGCACGTGAAAACTACAGCGCGGCTTATATCACCGTGCACCGCGGTGACCTGCACGAACTAATGGTCAGCACGCTTGATCAAGACAAGCTCTATTTCGACAAACGCCTGGTCGATGTGAATGACAGTGGCAACAAGGTGGTGATGACCTTCGCTGATGGCTCCACCGAAACGGCGGATTTGGTGATCGGCGCCGACGGGGTAAATTCGCGCCTACGCGAGAAACTACTCGGCCCTGAAGCACCGATCTACAGTGGCTGGGTCGCCCACAGGGCGATTATCTCGGCGGAAAAACTCAAGGCTTACGACCTGGATTTCGAAGCGTGCGTAAAGTGGTGGTCGGAAGACCGCCATATGATGGTCTACTTCGTCACCGGCGACGAAAAAGAGTACTACTACGTGACGGGCGTTCCCGAACCCGACTGGAACCACGGCACCTCTTTCGTCGATAGCTCCCGGGAAGAGATGCGCGAGGCCTTCAAGGGCTACCACCCCACCGTGCAGGCGCTGATTGATTGCACTGAAAGTGTCACCAAATGGCCGCTATTGGAGCGTAATCCTCTGCCACTTTGGCATGAAAATCGACTGGTACTGCTCGGTGATGCCTGCCACCCGATGAAGCCGCATATGGCCCAGGGCGCCGCTATGGCCATTGAAGATGCGGCCATGCTGGTACGCTGCCTGGAAGAGGTGGGTGCCGACGATTATCAAACTGCCTTCGAGCTTTACCGCACCAATCGCTTCGAGCGCGCTTCCCGGGTACAGCAGGTTTCACACGACAATACCTGGCTGCGAGAAGACGAAGACCCCGCCTGGGTGTTCGGCTATGACGTTTTAGAGGTACCGCTGAAGCAGCCAATCAACGAAGGGAGCCCGGTATGA
- a CDS encoding c-type cytochrome, translating to MSKRMVASQEGGCEGLPFQLTNARYGVVVRPPYYRWNGERFESAHLVGVDSASLASLPGQVDVVVEGNFVGVVAESLAVARDAAKQLHIEWQAFRSELNKTLKHSEEMGGELRYKEPQAGVSEQRIYGWPSRMRWGSHPSWAAADCSGHHLKVWGQTTTPVALKQDLSRLTGLDARRIELYSSDQQQISHPASGLGRHCGDDAAVDAALMSQALGCPVAVWLDARYTRDVEALGQAQRMSLKAELTDSGEIARYQYRQANSSGEVAAVGLWLSGRATEPAAIPETMPATIPETMPESIPETIPEVPADDSDPAPLSSSVLPPSVLSPYVFRDQYLSVRLQQPEQTPSSATLVGIQQAFARESFLDEVARDSGQDPVSLRLRHLKDARSIELIESVVKRAGWQVPFEKPADSAPQDLLQGRGFAFAQLPDRHQRMEAGVRSAWIADVAVNRVTGDVQLTRLIVGQDDGPEVDTAGLQQTLQERILGKVRPLLGQTPGFDEWGDGSDVPEKRGEIAPNALVKRDSPAVTQTKTSRLRPAPADILTSAELSPGVAVIANALFDATGIRFRQPPFTAKRVREALNESAADGTAKQRLEKRASGRRWVAAAALTTIAGTAVMAWPWKSALAPVARPAANLYSAETIERGRLVAAAGDCAACHTSEGGSTNVGGRAFETPFGTLYSTNITPDEATGIGQWSYAAFERAMRHGISRDGSHLYPAFPYTAFAKTSDTDLQALYAYLMAQPPVAAEKPTNELSFPFNVRSLMAGWNALYHDPTPFQPDPMQSELYNRGAYLAEGLGHCSACHSPRNAMGAEKSGNAYLAGAFVDGWEAPPLNTLSRAPTPWSEASLYDYLRHGESQLHGVASGPMAPVVAGLAELPEYDVRAIAHYVAAQMQAPTGNSPATVAKAEQRVIRSAVSSPGMEAGERLFEGACAACHVETGVPAFSRASTHLALNTNLYSDHPDNVIQSILGGVHADHVPGIGNMPGFDDSFSNTQIADLVTYLRARFAPEKAPWQQLEQRITDLRQPHHNNTHSTP from the coding sequence ATGAGTAAGCGAATGGTGGCATCGCAGGAGGGTGGTTGCGAAGGCCTACCTTTCCAGCTTACCAATGCTCGCTATGGCGTCGTTGTTCGTCCACCTTACTACCGCTGGAATGGTGAGCGGTTTGAGAGCGCCCACTTGGTGGGTGTCGATAGCGCCAGCTTGGCTTCACTGCCGGGTCAGGTTGATGTGGTGGTGGAGGGGAATTTCGTTGGCGTGGTTGCGGAGAGTTTAGCGGTGGCCAGGGATGCCGCTAAACAGCTGCATATTGAGTGGCAGGCGTTTCGCAGCGAGCTGAATAAAACGCTAAAGCATAGTGAGGAGATGGGTGGTGAGCTGCGTTATAAGGAGCCACAAGCTGGAGTCTCAGAGCAGCGTATATACGGCTGGCCCAGCCGCATGCGCTGGGGCAGTCACCCCAGCTGGGCAGCCGCTGATTGTAGCGGTCACCATTTGAAGGTATGGGGACAAACCACGACTCCCGTGGCGCTTAAGCAGGATTTGTCTAGATTAACCGGCCTGGATGCGAGGCGGATCGAGCTTTACAGCAGTGATCAGCAGCAGATATCTCACCCAGCGAGCGGGCTTGGGCGCCACTGCGGCGATGATGCCGCCGTGGATGCCGCGCTTATGTCCCAAGCACTGGGTTGCCCGGTAGCGGTTTGGCTAGATGCGCGCTATACACGAGATGTGGAAGCGCTGGGCCAAGCCCAGCGAATGTCGTTAAAAGCTGAGCTTACCGATAGCGGCGAGATAGCCCGTTATCAATACAGGCAGGCTAACAGCAGCGGTGAAGTAGCTGCGGTTGGTCTCTGGTTAAGCGGTAGGGCAACTGAGCCAGCCGCTATTCCAGAAACGATGCCAGCAACTATTCCAGAAACGATGCCAGAATCTATTCCAGAAACGATACCGGAAGTGCCAGCAGACGATAGCGATCCAGCGCCGTTGTCTTCTTCTGTCTTGCCACCCTCTGTTTTGTCACCCTATGTCTTTCGAGATCAATACCTTTCGGTGCGCCTCCAGCAACCTGAGCAGACTCCTAGCAGCGCCACGCTAGTAGGTATACAGCAGGCTTTTGCGCGGGAATCCTTTTTAGATGAGGTGGCTCGCGACAGCGGGCAAGACCCCGTGTCGCTGCGTCTTCGTCACCTTAAGGATGCGCGTTCTATCGAGCTAATTGAGTCGGTGGTCAAGCGCGCGGGGTGGCAAGTGCCATTCGAGAAACCCGCCGACTCAGCGCCGCAAGACCTGCTGCAGGGGCGCGGTTTTGCTTTTGCTCAGTTGCCTGATCGTCATCAGCGGATGGAAGCCGGGGTTCGCTCAGCTTGGATTGCTGATGTTGCGGTCAACCGTGTTACGGGCGATGTCCAGCTAACGCGATTAATTGTTGGCCAAGATGATGGCCCTGAGGTGGATACTGCGGGCCTTCAGCAAACGCTCCAAGAGCGAATATTGGGTAAAGTCCGCCCTCTTTTAGGGCAAACACCTGGGTTTGATGAGTGGGGCGATGGCAGTGATGTGCCAGAAAAGCGCGGTGAGATAGCACCAAACGCGCTTGTTAAACGCGATAGCCCTGCCGTTACCCAAACAAAAACATCACGGCTACGCCCCGCACCTGCTGACATATTAACCTCTGCAGAGCTTTCCCCTGGCGTTGCGGTTATTGCCAATGCACTCTTTGATGCCACTGGCATCCGTTTTCGCCAGCCCCCTTTTACGGCCAAGCGTGTGAGGGAGGCGTTAAACGAGTCGGCAGCGGATGGAACAGCAAAGCAGCGCTTAGAGAAGCGAGCCAGTGGTCGCCGCTGGGTTGCCGCCGCCGCCTTGACCACGATAGCAGGTACTGCGGTGATGGCCTGGCCCTGGAAAAGTGCCCTTGCGCCGGTCGCTCGCCCGGCCGCAAATCTTTATTCTGCCGAGACCATTGAGCGCGGGCGCTTGGTCGCTGCCGCCGGTGACTGCGCGGCGTGCCACACCTCTGAAGGGGGAAGTACCAATGTGGGAGGGCGGGCTTTTGAAACACCCTTTGGTACGCTTTACAGCACTAACATTACACCGGATGAAGCCACCGGGATTGGCCAGTGGTCCTACGCAGCATTTGAGCGGGCGATGCGCCATGGCATCAGCCGTGATGGTAGCCACCTTTATCCTGCTTTCCCTTATACGGCGTTTGCCAAAACAAGTGATACTGACTTGCAAGCGCTCTATGCCTACTTAATGGCCCAGCCCCCCGTCGCTGCTGAAAAGCCGACTAATGAACTTTCTTTCCCCTTCAACGTGCGCAGTTTAATGGCGGGCTGGAATGCGCTTTATCACGATCCCACCCCTTTCCAGCCAGACCCCATGCAAAGCGAACTGTATAACCGGGGAGCCTATCTGGCCGAAGGGTTAGGCCACTGCAGCGCCTGCCATAGCCCACGCAATGCCATGGGCGCCGAGAAAAGCGGTAACGCGTATTTGGCTGGTGCTTTTGTGGATGGCTGGGAAGCACCGCCGCTTAATACCTTGTCACGTGCCCCCACTCCTTGGAGTGAAGCATCGCTTTACGACTATCTGCGCCATGGCGAGTCGCAGCTGCATGGTGTTGCCTCTGGCCCTATGGCTCCTGTTGTGGCGGGCTTGGCAGAGCTACCTGAATACGATGTTCGGGCCATTGCCCACTATGTGGCCGCCCAGATGCAGGCACCCACGGGTAATAGCCCGGCGACCGTGGCGAAGGCGGAGCAGCGGGTAATCCGTTCAGCGGTTAGCTCACCAGGGATGGAAGCGGGGGAACGTCTTTTTGAGGGCGCCTGTGCGGCTTGTCATGTGGAGACCGGTGTCCCTGCTTTTTCACGCGCCAGTACCCACCTGGCGCTGAATACCAACTTGTACAGCGATCACCCCGATAATGTCATTCAGTCAATTCTTGGTGGTGTCCACGCGGATCATGTGCCTGGCATCGGTAATATGCCGGGCTTTGATGACAGCTTCAGTAATACCCAAATCGCTGATTTAGTGACCTATCTGCGAGCGCGTTTTGCACCTGAGAAAGCGCCTTGGCAACAACTAGAACAACGTATCACTGATTTACGCCAGCCTCACCACAACAACACACACTCTACTCCCTGA
- a CDS encoding alpha/beta fold hydrolase, with protein MSGTYLYGTYLYGTYLYGANLHANGIRQHYLRFGDSTETSRQPLVLIPGITSPAITWSFVAERLGQHFDTYVLDVRGRGLSSTGPDLAYDTDTCADDVIAFIEELGLSNVILAGHSMGARFALRAVNRSAKGIDKLVLIDPPVSGPGRREYPSKLPWYVDSIRDCSRGADIETMRHYCPTWSDEQLRLRAEWLHSCFEPAIVQAFEEFHSVDIHQDFPGIKVPTLLMCAGKGGVIQDEDRAEIRSLLPTIRITTAEQAGHMIPWDDFDGFFAAFEDFLGTQL; from the coding sequence ATGAGCGGCACCTATCTCTATGGCACCTATCTCTATGGCACCTATCTCTATGGCGCCAACCTCCACGCCAACGGTATTCGTCAGCACTACCTGCGCTTCGGTGACAGCACCGAGACGTCCCGCCAGCCGTTGGTGCTGATACCCGGCATTACCAGCCCAGCCATTACGTGGAGCTTTGTTGCGGAGCGTCTGGGTCAGCACTTTGATACTTATGTGCTCGACGTTCGCGGCCGTGGCTTGTCCTCTACGGGTCCAGACCTCGCTTACGACACCGACACCTGTGCCGATGACGTTATCGCCTTCATTGAGGAACTGGGGCTGAGCAATGTCATCCTGGCGGGGCACTCCATGGGCGCACGCTTTGCGCTTCGCGCCGTGAATCGTAGCGCCAAGGGCATCGACAAGCTGGTACTGATCGACCCGCCGGTTTCAGGGCCAGGCCGTCGGGAGTACCCCAGCAAGCTCCCCTGGTACGTGGACTCCATCCGCGACTGCTCCCGCGGTGCTGATATCGAGACCATGCGCCACTACTGCCCCACCTGGAGCGACGAGCAGCTACGTTTGCGCGCCGAGTGGCTGCACAGCTGCTTTGAGCCCGCCATCGTTCAGGCGTTTGAAGAGTTTCACAGCGTGGATATTCACCAGGATTTCCCAGGCATCAAGGTGCCCACACTGCTGATGTGTGCGGGTAAGGGTGGGGTTATCCAAGATGAAGATCGCGCCGAAATACGCTCCCTGCTACCGACGATTCGCATTACCACCGCGGAACAAGCGGGCCATATGATTCCCTGGGATGACTTCGATGGCTTTTTTGCCGCCTTTGAAGACTTCCTGGGTACACAACTCTAA
- a CDS encoding XdhC family protein, whose product MHHLDLQVIERALKWANQGVTVWLCTVLRTFGSSPREPGAMLATCQSGEYVGSLSGGCVEEDFIARLQNGEFEEPVQRVRYGGEDSSTDIRLPCGGSLEVLVERLAPNTENLIHLEVMHATLLGRQPLTRCIRLDGSGKHFNPSNNTEPTVTFDTARVNIRIGPALRLIIAGVSSISSPCALFAQSLGFEVIVCDPRDEIRKNFNIPGVEVQAVLPSVFIASGACHANTAVVALTHDPRIDDLAMIEAVRTEAFYIGVMGSQQTSQQRAKRLLRSGGLTETQVARIAMPVGLNLGSKTPAEIALAVMADIVRLYRGKERHAL is encoded by the coding sequence ATGCACCACCTAGACCTACAGGTGATTGAACGCGCGCTTAAATGGGCTAATCAGGGAGTTACTGTTTGGCTCTGTACGGTATTGAGAACCTTTGGTTCGTCACCTAGGGAACCAGGGGCCATGCTGGCCACCTGCCAATCAGGTGAATACGTGGGTTCACTGTCAGGAGGATGTGTCGAAGAAGACTTTATCGCACGGCTCCAAAATGGTGAGTTTGAAGAGCCGGTACAGCGGGTACGCTATGGTGGTGAGGACAGCTCAACGGATATCCGTTTACCCTGCGGAGGTAGCCTTGAAGTACTGGTTGAGCGGCTAGCGCCAAACACCGAAAACCTCATCCATCTAGAAGTGATGCATGCCACGCTACTGGGTCGCCAACCGTTAACCCGCTGTATCAGATTGGATGGCAGCGGCAAACATTTTAACCCCTCAAATAACACCGAGCCCACCGTTACTTTCGATACGGCTAGAGTCAATATCCGCATCGGCCCTGCGTTACGGCTGATTATCGCGGGGGTCTCCTCAATCTCATCCCCCTGTGCACTATTTGCCCAATCGCTCGGTTTTGAAGTGATCGTTTGCGATCCCAGAGATGAGATCCGGAAGAACTTCAACATACCCGGCGTAGAAGTACAGGCAGTGCTGCCCTCTGTATTTATCGCCTCAGGCGCTTGCCACGCTAACACTGCCGTTGTCGCTTTGACCCATGATCCGCGTATTGATGATTTAGCGATGATTGAGGCCGTTCGTACGGAGGCGTTCTACATTGGTGTGATGGGCTCCCAGCAGACCTCGCAACAGCGTGCCAAAAGACTGCTACGCTCCGGAGGTCTGACGGAAACCCAAGTAGCAAGAATCGCCATGCCGGTTGGGCTCAATCTGGGTAGCAAAACACCGGCTGAGATTGCACTAGCCGTGATGGCCGATATTGTTCGCCTCTATCGTGGAAAAGAGCGCCATGCCTTGTAG
- a CDS encoding xanthine dehydrogenase family protein molybdopterin-binding subunit, which translates to MAVKSDYTRQSLLLDPDLLVIYRDPITPPKPAPGQPGTHSDFTPREPEIFIAVLSDGHILAFNGHVDLGTGIRTALAQIVAEELSVPFDNVTMVLGNPFEVPNQGPTIASATIQITAEPLRRAAAQAREYLLTLAARHLSVEREALRCQDGYIQHISDKHLVSVSYGKLLVGARHALKLADSAPLKPISDYTLVGRPTSRVDIPDKATGKLTFVHDLRLPDMLHGRVIRPPYVGHDSGDFIGSSLVAVDESSVAHLPSVVSVVVIGDFVGVVAEREEQAAEAARQLKVEWRPIEDLPQLDNIEKALLELPSKQRILLEEGDLDSALAAADQPLSRHYVWPFQLHGSIGPSCSVADAKQDALHLWSGTQNPHSLRADLARLTGLDESVITITRMEASGCYGRNCADDVGADAVLLSQAVGRPVRVQLTREQEHTWEPKGAAQYMAIQGGLNADGSPAGYRFSTRYPSNSAPTLALLLTGAAPPIDIPFEMGDRTSVPPYRYPHRQIICEDVPTLIRASWLRGVSALPNTFAHESYIDELAYLADEDPVIYRLRYLADARACELVEALIKRANWQPGTANANPVSDGDWRYGRGFAYAQYVHSKFPGFGAALAAWVVELKVNVKSGRIVVEQLYIGQDAGLMVNPAGVQHQVHGNVIQMLSRTLKERVTFEDGLPTSKEWGGYPILRFSELPPIDVMLLDRPELPPLGVGESTSLPGAPAIANALFDATGARFTYPPFTPETVRDVLKGYFQQPLEAVL; encoded by the coding sequence ATGGCTGTTAAATCAGACTATACAAGACAGTCACTGTTGCTTGACCCCGACCTTCTGGTTATCTATCGAGACCCAATCACACCTCCCAAGCCTGCGCCAGGACAACCAGGTACACACTCGGATTTTACCCCACGCGAGCCCGAAATCTTCATTGCTGTATTGAGCGACGGCCATATCCTCGCATTCAACGGACACGTGGATTTGGGCACCGGCATACGCACGGCATTGGCGCAAATTGTCGCTGAAGAGTTAAGCGTGCCTTTCGACAACGTCACCATGGTACTGGGCAACCCCTTTGAGGTACCCAATCAAGGGCCTACTATTGCCAGCGCGACCATACAAATCACCGCCGAACCACTGCGCCGAGCAGCAGCGCAAGCACGGGAATATCTGCTCACGCTGGCGGCACGCCACCTAAGCGTCGAGCGCGAAGCACTTCGCTGCCAAGACGGGTATATACAACACATCAGCGATAAGCACCTTGTATCGGTTAGCTATGGCAAGCTGCTCGTCGGTGCTCGGCATGCGTTGAAATTAGCTGACAGTGCCCCCCTCAAGCCAATCAGCGATTACACATTAGTAGGACGGCCTACCTCTCGTGTGGATATACCTGACAAAGCCACCGGCAAATTAACCTTTGTGCATGACCTACGCCTACCCGACATGCTACATGGGCGCGTCATTCGCCCACCTTATGTGGGCCACGACAGCGGTGATTTTATCGGTAGCAGCTTAGTGGCTGTCGACGAAAGCTCCGTGGCGCACTTACCAAGTGTGGTTAGCGTCGTCGTCATAGGCGACTTCGTCGGCGTCGTGGCTGAGCGGGAAGAGCAAGCTGCGGAGGCTGCAAGGCAGCTCAAGGTTGAGTGGCGCCCCATCGAAGACTTGCCCCAGTTGGATAATATCGAGAAAGCGCTGCTGGAGCTGCCCAGCAAGCAGCGCATACTGCTCGAAGAGGGCGATCTCGATAGCGCCCTTGCCGCTGCAGACCAACCACTCAGTCGCCACTACGTTTGGCCTTTTCAACTGCATGGCTCCATAGGCCCCTCTTGCTCGGTTGCCGATGCCAAACAGGACGCATTGCACCTTTGGTCAGGCACCCAGAACCCGCATAGTCTAAGAGCCGATCTCGCCCGCCTTACCGGCCTGGATGAAAGTGTCATTACGATTACCCGCATGGAGGCCTCGGGTTGCTATGGGCGCAACTGCGCTGATGACGTTGGCGCCGATGCGGTGCTGCTTTCCCAGGCGGTGGGGCGCCCGGTGCGCGTGCAATTAACCCGCGAGCAGGAACACACCTGGGAGCCCAAGGGGGCAGCTCAATACATGGCCATTCAGGGTGGTTTGAATGCCGACGGCAGCCCGGCTGGCTACCGTTTTAGCACACGCTACCCCTCTAACAGCGCACCGACGCTTGCGCTACTACTGACCGGGGCCGCTCCTCCTATCGATATCCCCTTTGAGATGGGCGACCGAACGTCGGTACCGCCCTACCGCTACCCCCATCGGCAGATTATCTGTGAGGACGTGCCCACCCTTATCCGCGCCTCCTGGCTGCGCGGTGTCTCAGCGCTGCCCAACACTTTCGCCCACGAAAGCTATATCGATGAACTTGCCTATTTGGCGGACGAAGATCCGGTCATCTATCGGCTGCGTTACCTGGCTGACGCCCGCGCCTGTGAGCTTGTTGAAGCACTCATCAAACGCGCGAACTGGCAGCCTGGCACCGCCAACGCCAATCCAGTCAGCGATGGCGATTGGCGCTATGGCCGCGGCTTTGCTTATGCCCAATACGTGCATAGTAAATTCCCTGGCTTTGGTGCTGCGCTAGCTGCTTGGGTCGTTGAGCTTAAGGTCAATGTGAAGAGCGGCCGCATCGTCGTCGAACAGCTATACATCGGCCAGGATGCCGGCCTCATGGTAAATCCCGCCGGGGTGCAACATCAGGTGCATGGCAACGTGATCCAGATGCTCAGCCGCACCTTAAAAGAGCGGGTCACCTTTGAAGATGGCTTACCTACCAGCAAAGAGTGGGGCGGATACCCAATCCTGCGTTTCTCTGAGCTTCCTCCTATCGACGTCATGCTGCTTGATCGCCCTGAGCTGCCGCCATTAGGCGTCGGTGAGTCCACCTCACTACCTGGCGCTCCAGCGATAGCTAACGCCCTCTTCGATGCTACGGGGGCTCGCTTTACGTACCCTCCCTTTACCCCTGAAACAGTACGCGACGTATTAAAAGGGTATTTTCAGCAGCCGTTGGAGGCCGTCCTTTAA